The following proteins are encoded in a genomic region of Cryomorphaceae bacterium 1068:
- the dapA gene encoding 4-hydroxy-tetrahydrodipicolinate synthase: MKELNGVGVALVTPFQEKGMIDFAGLEKLVRHVSTGVHYLVVMGTTGESPTLSVDEQMTVLDFILEINAAKLPVVFGIGGNDTKAVGERMKNFTTKGVSAFLTASPSYNKPTQEGIFRHYKYLSEVSPLPIVLYNVPGRTASNVLPSTVIRIAEETDKIIGIKEAAGSIDQVKELAVGLPKDFILLSGDDPLLVEHMVAGGHGIISVVANAYPNRFRAIYEACAQGHFSEARELHAKMMPLIDDLFTEGNPGGIKETLQYLSICENHMRLPLCPVSAGHSQKLYREIAELGEK, translated from the coding sequence ATGAAAGAGCTTAATGGTGTTGGCGTAGCGCTGGTTACACCTTTTCAGGAAAAGGGGATGATCGATTTTGCGGGTCTTGAAAAGCTGGTGCGTCATGTAAGCACGGGAGTCCACTACTTGGTGGTAATGGGCACTACGGGTGAATCTCCAACACTCTCGGTCGATGAGCAAATGACCGTACTTGATTTCATTCTCGAAATCAATGCCGCTAAACTGCCTGTCGTTTTTGGAATTGGCGGAAACGATACCAAAGCCGTGGGTGAGCGCATGAAAAACTTCACCACGAAAGGGGTTTCTGCTTTCTTGACTGCAAGTCCTTCTTACAATAAGCCCACCCAAGAAGGAATTTTCAGACACTACAAATACTTAAGCGAAGTTTCACCATTACCTATTGTACTGTACAACGTTCCAGGACGGACAGCCAGCAATGTGCTTCCTTCAACTGTTATTCGCATTGCGGAAGAAACAGACAAGATCATTGGAATCAAGGAAGCTGCAGGGAGTATCGATCAAGTCAAAGAATTGGCGGTGGGACTTCCAAAGGATTTTATCCTTTTATCAGGTGATGATCCATTACTCGTTGAGCATATGGTCGCAGGTGGTCATGGAATTATTTCGGTGGTTGCCAATGCATATCCAAATAGGTTCCGAGCAATTTACGAGGCCTGCGCTCAAGGCCATTTCAGTGAGGCAAGAGAACTCCACGCGAAAATGATGCCCTTGATCGATGATCTTTTTACCGAGGGAAACCCAGGTGGCATCAAGGAAACCCTTCAGTATTTGAGTATCTGTGAAAACCATATGCGGCTTCCATTGTGTCCTGTTTCTGCAGGTCATAGCCAAAAGCTCTACCGAGAAATTGCCGAGTTGGGAGAGAAATAA
- a CDS encoding SRPBCC family protein: MSLYRLQDEILINAPLDEVWDFFTDPRNLKKITPEKMAFQNVYEPDAEKVYPGMLLVYKVSPLLGIPLTWITEITHVEPKKRFVDDQLKGPFGMWHHIHEFEEAKGGTLARDILYYSMPFGFLGTMAHSFTVAKQTKEIFKFRKAALEKLFPSH; the protein is encoded by the coding sequence ATGTCCCTGTATCGCCTACAAGATGAAATTCTTATAAACGCTCCTTTGGATGAGGTTTGGGATTTCTTTACTGATCCCAGAAATCTCAAGAAGATCACCCCTGAAAAAATGGCTTTCCAAAACGTTTATGAGCCGGATGCAGAAAAGGTCTATCCGGGAATGCTCTTGGTTTATAAGGTATCGCCCTTATTGGGAATTCCGTTGACATGGATTACTGAGATAACCCATGTCGAACCGAAAAAGCGATTCGTAGATGATCAACTCAAGGGGCCATTTGGAATGTGGCACCACATCCACGAGTTTGAAGAAGCTAAAGGAGGGACATTAGCGAGAGACATTCTTTATTACAGCATGCCTTTTGGTTTTTTAGGCACAATGGCACACTCTTTTACAGTTGCCAAGCAGACAAAGGAGATCTTCAAGTTTAGGAAAGCAGCATTGGAGAAATTATTTCCCAGTCATTAA